From Streptomyces cyaneogriseus subsp. noncyanogenus, the proteins below share one genomic window:
- a CDS encoding prepilin peptidase codes for MSGLPAVVAAALWGAAAGALLPRAAYRFSVPPDESWRTECPAGHPVRGWLGPARCAPCAAAGAPPQAPPGAPPGSGTGPSYGPGAPAFAAATLLVCALLAAATGPRPELAVWLLLAPAGVLLAAVDLRVRRLPDLLTLPLAGAALVLLGLAARVPGHTGEWTTALLGTLALGGGYFVLFLLNPEGMGFGDVKLALGAGAVLGWYGWATLALGAVAGLLLGALYGWALVAVERGGRGTAVPYGPFLIAGALLGVLAGACRHGPFPLLAPA; via the coding sequence ATGAGCGGCCTGCCGGCCGTCGTCGCCGCGGCGCTGTGGGGCGCGGCGGCGGGCGCGCTGCTGCCGCGCGCCGCCTACCGGTTCTCCGTACCGCCCGACGAGTCCTGGCGGACGGAGTGCCCGGCCGGGCACCCGGTCCGCGGCTGGCTCGGCCCGGCGCGGTGCGCGCCGTGCGCGGCGGCCGGAGCACCGCCCCAAGCACCGCCGGGAGCGCCGCCCGGGTCCGGGACGGGACCGTCGTACGGCCCGGGCGCCCCCGCCTTCGCCGCCGCCACCCTGCTGGTCTGCGCCCTCCTCGCCGCCGCCACCGGCCCCCGCCCCGAACTGGCCGTCTGGCTGCTGCTCGCCCCCGCCGGCGTGCTGCTGGCCGCCGTCGACCTCCGGGTGCGGCGGCTGCCCGACCTCCTCACCCTCCCGCTCGCCGGTGCCGCGCTCGTCCTCCTCGGGCTGGCCGCGCGGGTGCCGGGACACACCGGAGAGTGGACCACCGCCCTGCTGGGCACCCTCGCCCTCGGCGGCGGCTACTTCGTGCTCTTCCTTCTCAACCCGGAGGGCATGGGCTTCGGCGATGTGAAACTCGCCCTCGGCGCGGGCGCCGTCCTCGGCTGGTACGGCTGGGCGACGCTGGCGCTGGGCGCCGTGGCCGGTCTCCTGCTCGGCGCGCTGTACGGCTGGGCGCTGGTCGCCGTGGAGCGGGGCGGACGCGGGACCGCCGTCCCGTACGGGCCGTTCCTGATCGCCGGGGCCTTGCTCGGGGTGCTGGCCGGCGCCTGCCGCCACGGCCCGTTCCCGCTCCTCGCACCGGCATAG
- a CDS encoding cold-shock protein produces MATGTVKWFNAEKGFGFIAQEGGGPDVFVHYSAINASGFRSLEENQQVSFDVTQGPKGPQAENVTPV; encoded by the coding sequence ATGGCTACCGGAACCGTTAAGTGGTTCAACGCCGAAAAGGGCTTTGGTTTCATCGCCCAGGAGGGCGGCGGCCCCGACGTCTTCGTCCACTACTCCGCGATCAACGCGTCCGGTTTCCGGTCGCTTGAGGAGAACCAGCAGGTGTCCTTCGATGTCACGCAGGGTCCGAAGGGCCCGCAGGCTGAGAACGTCACCCCGGTCTGA
- a CDS encoding menaquinone biosynthetic enzyme MqnA/MqnD family protein, with translation MDNSRTRPRVGHIQFLNCLPLYWGLARTGTLLDFELTKDTPEKLSEQLVRGDLDIGPITLVEFLKHADRLVAFPDIAVGCDGPVMSCVIVSQVPLERLDGARVALGSTSRTSVRLARLLLEERIGVRPDYYTCPPDLGLMMREAEAAVLIGDAALRANMLDGPRYGLDVHDLGALWKEWTGLPFVFAVWAARRDYLEREPVITRKVHEAFLASRNLSLEEVDKVAEQAARWEAFDEGTLARYFKTLDFRFGAPQLAAVAEFARRVGPTTGFPADVTVELLQP, from the coding sequence GTGGACAATTCTCGCACCCGGCCGCGTGTCGGCCACATCCAGTTCCTGAACTGCCTGCCCCTGTACTGGGGGCTCGCGAGAACGGGCACGCTCCTCGACTTCGAGCTGACCAAGGACACCCCGGAGAAGCTCAGCGAGCAGCTCGTGCGGGGGGACCTCGACATCGGGCCGATCACCCTGGTCGAGTTCCTCAAGCACGCCGACCGGCTCGTCGCCTTCCCCGACATCGCCGTCGGCTGCGACGGCCCGGTGATGTCGTGCGTGATCGTCTCGCAGGTCCCGCTGGAGCGCCTGGACGGCGCCCGGGTCGCGCTGGGCTCGACCTCGCGCACCTCCGTCCGGCTCGCCCGGCTGCTGCTGGAGGAGCGGATCGGCGTACGGCCCGACTACTACACCTGCCCGCCCGACCTGGGCCTGATGATGCGGGAGGCCGAGGCGGCCGTCCTGATCGGCGACGCGGCGCTGCGCGCCAACATGCTCGACGGCCCGCGCTACGGCCTGGACGTGCACGACCTGGGCGCGCTGTGGAAGGAGTGGACGGGCCTGCCGTTCGTCTTCGCGGTCTGGGCGGCCCGGCGCGACTACCTGGAGCGCGAGCCGGTCATCACGCGCAAGGTGCACGAGGCGTTCCTCGCCTCGCGCAACCTCTCCCTCGAGGAGGTCGACAAGGTCGCCGAGCAGGCGGCCCGCTGGGAGGCGTTCGACGAGGGGACCCTCGCCCGGTACTTCAAGACCCTGGACTTCCGCTTCGGGGCCCCGCAGCTCGCGGCGGTCGCCGAGTTCGCCCGCCGGGTCGGCCCGACGACGGGCTTCCCGGCGGACGTGACGGTGGAGCTGCTCCAGCCGTGA